DNA from Dromaius novaehollandiae isolate bDroNov1 unplaced genomic scaffold, bDroNov1.hap1 HAP1_SCAFFOLD_41, whole genome shotgun sequence:
ttggctgcatggctggggcactggacagGAGTGGAGCTccgggattttcatgggcttccagtgcagccgtgactgtggtgaaggcaagtgggcagagccaggcacatgcaactgcaaaggctgggagtgggaaaggcagtgtggggctggcaaaggccctccctctgctccccatggggaagagagtctccaggtgatgctggactcagctttggctgaggggagggatgcacagggcagggtggaagaggcagacggaCCCTCTCctgatgcatgagggagttttccaaagccggggctgagccgggcacctttggatcttccccccgACACTCTCCCAGATGGACTCACTCTGCCCTGCTCTAGTAGCTCTCATCCCCCTGCCAgacatgccagagcagaggttgaGGAGCAAGAAACCATGGAGTCACAGAGgagtttcagtgggaagggacctctggaggtctccagcccaacctcccGCACCAAGCAGGGCGggttggagccctacagtcttgtctggtgatcgctggactgtgcctgaccccggttaccatccccaaacctgctctgctgttttttttgCTGGCACTGGGAAATGGCATCTCCCGTCGGTGGGGCTCTGCcttgcctgccttgccagcacccttggctcctggctctgcttcccatATGGAGcacctttaaattggctgtcaggcaagggttgctgctgtgggcatatatagtcaccttctgtacctacaaccttctctgggatctgctcagtcccagcttcccttgccaaggcttccCTGACTGTAGTCTGGAGGCAGGTGCAAGGTaaagatgaggagtcaggtcagcgGGATGGgcacagggtcaggtcaggatgcaagagctgcagggccaggcacaggcctGTCCACGGCATAACTCAGgcaaggcccaaggacaaggggagcagctccccgGCAAGGGGGACGAGGCCTCGCAATGAGACAGGacactctctgcctcccctgctcttgtgcccagcagatccccctccctgtctgcctgtacctacagccttctctgggatctgctcagtcccagcttcccttgccaaggctttatTGACTGTAGTACAGAAGCAGGTCCAAGGCAGAAACGGGGAGTCGGTTCAGTGGCACGGAGACAAGGTGAGGTCAGGAtccgagaggtgcagggccaggcacaggcgtgTCCACGGCATAACTCAggtcaggcccaaggacaagggcagcaccTCCCTGGCAAGGGCTCAAGGCCTCAcaatgaggctggtcactctctgcctcccctgctcttgtgcccagcagatccccctccctgtctgcctgcagcccctccggcagctcctgctgccccagggacacagcagcctgccccaagctggtgcacagagaaacctgtttctcattctcgttttctatctctgaatgctgccctgctcctctcctggggcatccctgctccccagagagcctttcccaagtcagtgtgtctgtgctggcctggccattcctgcacccctgccctgtgctccccgcagggccccaggctggtggtgctgctctgcagagcgagtgagctgtggggccacggggtgactcctgactcagctcaggccatgctggtcagggcaggaatcagacccagctggacagggatcaccaccactgatactgctgacgtgtgtctgtgctcatggatgatgctcagagtgaccccagggcacctgcaatggcaggagatgtgtttgggtgggcactagctccaggctgtggtgtttcactgaggctgcaggaatcactctccagtgccccttccctgggcctcctgggtccccactgcctctgtggggattgcagagccctcgtttccccctacatacctggatttagtgctttaccttctggttactccactgtggaccatccctcactttgtgaggctccactcactgcccacccccaggcacacactgtccctggagaccccgtgagctctcctgggggctcagattgccctccagaaggatgggcttctctcatcagcactgtcacctgtgggacagcctggcacaggtgattcagagaccattccccatctccactggcactggtcaccgaGAAACAAGCTCTGAATCCAACcctcggtccctaacagatcacactgggactctgagctcattccccagagcccatggagtttgcaagcagaacagcagaccctgcagtggtgcaatcccttgaacatatttttgactccatcttctgaagaaaggccagacttcaggcacatcacGCAGGAGaaccccttttattatggaaatgttattctggaggccaggtctggcataagggtgcccagggcctggtcctgcctgagctcacagaaatgcacaaggaagcaccatgttacaggagcgcttaggccatgtacacacatgagagcacagcagaacATTGCAGCCCCCactcagaggctgcagcaaggatatgcctgctGCGGCAATgtagggatggtcctgaggaggagagggtctgtccccacaagctgcatccagactctcctcccttctgctcccactccactgtgaatgttggagcactgaagagggaaaggaccagcccatggtgacagctggctgccaccctcgcaggagaagggtgtgaggTCACACCCTGAGTGTGGCTAGGAGATctgggctctcctaatggacatcggacttctggtctcaccctgtcagtgctcacctgagcctggctctgggcctctgagcatccttggtgtcagtgccgaaagagacactgcaaagggaaacccattgcactgggggcatccgagggagctcaaactagtgggctctgaggttcccccacctctgctgatgaagggggaagcctggcttcctctttcaacatggtctctgggtcagattcaaaggagagattccagaggagacatgacatgaactggatatttttctttgttttttactgtagatgtaaaagagaaaagtaagaaagaaataaatgcacaacACACCCCCTTGATGCCGGATatcctggtgagtgaatgaatgaGGGACAGCTACTGGGGCTGACCTTGTACCCGCTGGATCAATTTCTTCactgcctccttgagctccttgttcctcatgctgtagatgagggggttcactgctggaggcaccaccacgtacaggacagccaccaccagatccacagctggggaggagatggaggggggcttcaggtaggcaaacgtgccagtgctgatgaacagggagaccacggccaggtgcgggaggcacatggaaaaggctttgtgccggccctgctcagaggggaacctcagcacagcagtgaagatctgcacgtaggacaccacaatgaaaatgaaacacccaaagaataaacaggcactaaccacaataagcccaagttccctgaggtaggagtctgagcaggagagcttgaggatctggggaatctcacagaagaactggtccactgtgttgccttggcagagtggtattgaaaaggtgttagcagtatgtaggagagcatagagaaaaccactggcccaggcagctgctgccattttgacacaagctctgctgcccatgatgatcccgtagtgcaggggtctgcagatggcaacaaagcggtcataggccatgactgtaaggagagaaaactcagctgaacataagaaaaagaagaaaaagacctgggcagcacatcctgagtaggaaatggccctggtgtcccacagggaattggccatggatttggggacagtggtggagacaGAGCCCaggtccaggagggagaggttgaggaggaagaagtacatgggggtgtggaggcggtggtcacaggctatggctgtgatgatgaggccgttgcccaggagggcagccaggtagatgcccaggaagagcgagaagtgcaagagctgcagctcccatgtgtctgcaaatgccaggaggaggaactcgttgaaggagctgccgttggtcatttgatcccactgggctttggggactgtttaaggaggaaacgacattgaaaagttaggagagaccttcccaggaaaaagaaagtatcatttctctttgaaaacaccacattacttttctcttttttggggaggatcactgggcaggcaccttgcttgagctctggtttgtgctggctgagtgtgctgtgaggagcagaagcctctgcccatgggctccagagcactcagtccttctgcacagtagtgggaacatgggaacaggggtcaacagctctgacactcacagtttctgtcaaacaaaatctatttgtcatgtggaatggcttttcagtgttttcactacctgctctaaagaatgacagctgaggaacagagttttagggaagttttaataatgtttattttctctgagatgtccttgtcatccCTGGGGAgtattcctcaaaggcagaaattctcagcatttctactgtgagtcttgaaaaacaaaaagattcactgccacttggtacagagtgaggacagcttgtctgtctattagccttgttcccagctgtcctgtgctcacactgctttgagctggaggaccatcactctcatacattgccctaaaaaaaaaacccagccactgctaggagcagaggagtccagtttcaaaaccacagctgtccaaccctttctccctttctcagggcaccagggggaggtctccacactccccttctagccaaggacacacagggctcttttcagctgcctgtatacAGTTCGCCAACACCATTTCCACACTCTCAGGatctctacagattcttcaggggtctctcggacatcacagagatgctatgaggcagcggtgcccttctggagggcagctcaaagtctggcaggacatgacaggggaatggtcaaaggaccatcaggactgaggatgggctctccttaaggtagtcagctcagttcccagccccacagactgcattttctggagtcacacaggttagaagggggctgcggacaccccactcccaagcagacccctctcttgcacaacttgcagggcaggtgtcagaactgcagctgaacccgacccccccccccccagggagtgaccccaaggagcccgagagaaaaacaggagcagcatggagcaacatcatgatcctgctgccaaggcaggcaaggaaagagagacagatgggcactcaggaaagccttcgcCTTACCCAGccgggcatgccacctcacagacggtgacatcgcagggcagtcactctcagcccctttgtcgggcagcagtaaacaggcacctggcaggagagaggcccctctcctctgctggaggtctggctgcagaggagggggctcatggcctggaccccatggctgtcagggcagaggctctgctgggtgggagaggagacatgggaggcttgctcagaagaagctgtctgccttgcagggactgaccaagacttgctcaaatccattctcccatcaTGATTCTcttggcagttccctctcattccctgcccatctctgctgcctggcactgttgtccctgctggcagctctttctctgtcccagcatcctttcccagtcagtgctcacagaccccatcccaccctcagCATGCTCAGTTCTGacctacagaaacctcccaggacagggcactgggcacaggtatctctgttctcacaggtcctaaggagcaggtcagaaaaactcttataaggcaataaaggtgctgccggtgctgtctgtaggctgaggtggggctgaaggggtttgctggagtttctcacagacctgttgatctctgagagtgaaggtttgggagtccatgttccttgccaaaccagaaagttctttcctcttttctccctgccagAACTAGGATGTATTCTTTCTAGTTTTAGTACTACTAGTGggcttttactagaaggaaaactccttccctttcaattagcctttttttgattGTCCTCTGAAAAAACTCtttggacataacctgtgcatgCGCTCGAGCTGCGGGCACCCCTGAGCCACGCAtggccttcttgacaggagaatgaacctgtcctgccagaggtcactgaattcatgactcaatctatcagttataggatggactgggttcagaagacccctccaggaacctcagtagtattactctgcagccagaggcttaccgtgtcaggggctgtgaagatttcccccacaatcagctctcctctgtcctcccactccacactgccttccacttctctctgccttctctcagctcatgtcagcagcagcaggcagtgcccgcagccctgctgctccttgcagaggagctgctcctgcacacagctgtgtctgggcagtgctgccaggttgccatgagctccccccatcccaggagcctggccccactcaggagcagaggcccagctgaaggcctgaatttctctgtcccctgtgctccctcctcctgggaaatgttcactgaagtaaactaaaataatcacttatTCTCCTTTagtaaagagtggagaaagacagattccaacattgcaatttatttcatcagaggatggctatctgtGATaagtggaaacgtcccactctggaaggccctattcctgTCTGTTAgttaggcaggacacctagaaaagggacaagaagggagctcactgacacatgCTTCAGGTGTTGTTTccgatgagtcagtctgggcatctcatgccagtttagaagcccctgggatggactgggattcagatccctcctgtgaaccccacaaacatACTGGAGGTGAGGTTCCCCTTATCAAGccaaagtgagcacaacagaggtgtctgcatgggagctccttgtctaagctcccactggaatcactggagatggagggtgggagtcagctgctcacacacaaacacctggtgacagttgaagagacagaggtggtcccaggcatgtgccagattctgcttgctctgatggagcgactaggagacccacatccttctggagcatgaggtgggggccagatgaggaatcttcttggtcgtctcaaatgaccctgcatgcctactacaactaaagctcatctcactggggagctgagacatctgaagataCCAATGTTAAAAACAACTGTTGTgggtcagtgcagacacttgatttaatgacacagaaataggcctgcGGGGCCATCTCAGATGCCTGGGATGTCCAGGACAACCACGTGTCCCTAGCAGATACAGcacgggacctacaggaaaacgaTGCGCCTTCACAGTGGTTGCTgtgccagtgtcccagggcatctcaggttacctgcctgtgcccaaacaaatgaatcccagcactgtctttaggcaaaatctgcactgtctgcatccaagcatgcttcataaatgggagaggcacatcacagcaaggtctctgctctagtctctacCCTCTCAAAACCTTCTAGTTCTCCTTCCCCTGAAtgtcttctcaccccccaatatgataagaacaggcACTGGGCTCACGGTGTCCTTAGGGTGGCTGGATCacgagctgcccaggcccaggggcttcTTTAGTGGCAAcctgtccttcctgcagattggttcaagtctgtcacaggccccaaggtgctgcagactcagctcaggcagcaaacgcctctcctgccattcctgcacagcccagctctgcttctccctgcctcgggcactgcagggtttgctctatcagtgggaacctcctttcaccatcacattgccacctgctatccatgccagcatgtcaccacttgcaatcaaagcctttgcatacatgaggtccttggtaacatgtttcctgagacaaatcttcagcaggcaccacagctgaggtgctgaagccaacatatatgcaaagacatgcagcctggggtgcagccaggagcaactggagatgcacaagctgtcacaggagtgccacatggttggaatagctgagctgtggtgggatcacttgcatgatggaatccttcaatggcagggtgcaagttcttcaggagagaccaccagggaacatcAGGAGGGGGTTCCCTATGTGTGcaggggcatcttggatgtatggagctcttccatgggatggaccaagggaggcagctctgaagggctgaggagctcaggaaagccagcaggtccttAAGGACAGCACCTGTCAAGCACGAGAATGCTCCATACAAACAGTTTGTAAATTTAGTAGACACCTCTGGACCCCAGCGTgtctaaacagggagctcacacgtgagctccagggcaataaggcagcctatggaaatgAGAATAAGGGAgatgctgcaaaggaggagtttagaaatattgtcgagcaaagtagggatggtgttaagaaagccaaaggtcccctgggatagagacacttgcagggaatatgaaggacaggaagaagagctgctactgcttcagtgacagtaaaagaatcaacaaggaaatgtgggctcactgctgaaaggggcagggattctagtaaAAGTGGATGTAGAtcggtctggggaagtcaagtccttcctggcttcagccttcaccaacaaggtctcttgagctgttgtgcctcgagtcaggagtcctgaggagaaaaccaatcCGCAGTGCCTAACGAGTGTCACTCAACCCATAGACGTCTATGGGAATGGATGGCTGGCATCCGTGGAGAaggagagagctggctgcagtgacagcaagactgctctctgtcatcttggaaaggttgtggagatcaggggaggtcccaatgagcagaaaaagcaatatgtTGTGTTTGTGTTCAAAAAAGGgcacaaggacaaaccagggagctgcaggccattcagcctcacattGGGGAGGCGTGTGTCGTGGAGCGCATCCTCTCCgatcacatttctgagcacatgaagaagCTGCGGGGGAACAGTCagaatggatttcctgaaggtaaatcccTCCTCACCCATgtaattgccttctgtgataaaagacctgcacttgtggagcaGGAGAGAGGAGTGGATGTCCAGCAGACATCCAGaggggtaaaaagctggttggatgatcgagctcaaaGGGTTTTCATGAAGggggtcatgctttactggaaAGCCAGGTATGCAGAGGTTATGCAGCcgtataccccacatcctgtcctgtctgaaaggctcatcagcagggcagaacaatACATTcctcaggacaggcagagacctgactggcagaggagtgactctgaggagaagggcctggacgttACAAGcgatgagccagtgatgcgtgctcaccacaaatgaggccagctgcatacagggctgcattaggaaaagcatggccacccaggcaagggcacttcttatccccctcgactcagcactgctgtggtcacgtctggaacagtgtgtcccagtgtgggctgcccagtgctggaggaatggggcgcaactggagagggtccagaggaggtctgccaagatggggttaggggcctgaagcacatggcctgtatggagagggtGAGGGACCTGGgatgctttagcctgctgaaggggaggataAGGCCAATACAGCAGTTGCCTGTGACTgattgaagggtggtttcagagatggtggagcttttcttggcagtgggaagcagcatgagaaggggaaagagccacaacctgcatcttgagaggttcagactgcccttcaggtgacaagaatgtcacctgtagggtagtgctgtggtacaacaggacacccagagggactccgtgatcagcccctggctttctctttcaaggagcagccagcaaggacagaggggtGTCAGTAAAGGTGGGaagatcctgcagtgaaagcaaggtggggaagaattttgggtgtctataggctgcagggaaagaggtacAGCTTTGGCACAGcttaggacagtctgtggtggagatgacagagtgcaatgccaaggctgaaagcctccgaaagaactgaggtctttgtcccccttgctatggctagtgtctctgccactgtgGCTAATGAGGAGAtgacgtttccttacagcactgtggccttgctgcctcctcgcctCCACAGAGCTGTATTGTGTCCTGTACTAGGCATTGCGCACCTCCCCTACCCTGACAGTGCCCTCAGCAAGAGCCCTGAGCAGCatgggagggaaagcatcaccctaccccGCGGCTGGCcatggggcttggccattctgcttgataacacacatccaggttgacttggcatcagagccacctgcacattgcctttgcctacctgcaatcagggccttcAACttcctgctctaatcagcccctggggaggctttcttggtcatgggcctcagtgggacccattaaccctccaagaaacttggaaacttggcttatgactttaattcttgagaagtctgCTCAGTCTCAGCATcggaggttcatgggctcagcaccaaatacaccatggggctcattaaaatgcaaaaatccctaaggagccatgcctctttccataattttcttcagctcttcaattcttgtgtagctaattggagaggtttcaggagtgtattgacaagagaaagatttcaatgagcatcaaaaaaaaaaaaaaaaaaaaaagatgcctgcttttaaagttttccttatttttcacctTACAGAACAGactgatatccacattctccaagtGAGATTGATCCAGAGTGGCTCCTAATGctgtctggacatggaggaaaagcagcatccttgaggtcagacatccatgggaaatactcctctccacctccccagccctgccatttctctcatcagccactggggacttggaTCACCCTTGttaaaaatctgacctttttccactcaaggctgcagctgaatgttacagctcatgtgcaccaattgcCACCTGCTTTCAGTAGTGAACTGGCTgtaaacaggcacagaaggatttgtcttaattgcgacCAAACTAAGTTGCCCccagtgaggtccacagtctacaaggagcAACCTTCCTTGAAACATTCTTCACAAaaagataggaaaggctggacagacacacagtgaaggagttggttgaagagacaattagactgctgaaagatgatgCAAACTTTAGACTCCCAGatgcttaaagcagcaactggagagtagagaagtatctgaatgataaagagcaaggggaggaggaagactgggaaactatggaaagtgcatatgcccagatgatCTGATGCAAaattgactttagaaatgatcaatttaatcagggcacGTGGAAACAggtgaaagattagtgaggttaaaaccacagcataacagacagagcagtggtaacacaagttagggggcagatcaacatttttCTCCCGAGATTCACGCCCTTCCTCAAagtttccattatgtcatcatgggaaaacactgacattttattaaaatcattaagTCATCccagctgatgaaaatgttttcatatatatatatttttaaatgttgagaacagttcttctcctttccaggcccagctcaggtgtcccaccacaagcacccagtggcacttggagaggccccggtgtctctgagggacctgcctgggcctggcagctctcacaggggacctgcaggagaccgga
Protein-coding regions in this window:
- the LOC135326960 gene encoding olfactory receptor 14C36-like, whose translation is MTNGSSFNEFLLLAFADTWELQLLHFSLFLGIYLAALLGNGLIITAIACDHRLHTPMYFFLLNLSLLDLGSVSTTVPKSMANSLWDTRAISYSGCAAQVFFFFFLCSAEFSLLTVMAYDRFVAICRPLHYGIIMGSRACVKMAAAAWASGFLYALLHTANTFSIPLCQGNTVDQFFCEIPQILKLSCSDSYLRELGLIVVSACLFFGCFIFIVVSYVQIFTAVLRFPSEQGRHKAFSMCLPHLAVVSLFISTGTFAYLKPPSISSPAVDLVVAVLYVVVPPAVNPLIYSMRNKELKEAVKKLIQRVQGQPQ